The sequence gaaaattgttCTAAGCTACTAGTGTTTTTCTTAAAAAAACATATCTATTTGAcaataaattgaaattttaatgcagtagtactaaaatttcaggagaaagataagaaacaggtgtttgtctgaccaccctaaccataattaaatcataattattttttataagattttagaaatAAGTAGAAGACCCAtgtttggatgtgacacatatctttttgtatttttttgagatAAATAACTAATTATGATTGTTTACTAcaacttttaaaaaatataaaaatgtcatatgtttgaccaccataacttCGTCAAAACTTTATAACATtcaatctctttttattttttaatcctatagtatatgaagcatagaatgtgacacatatttCTATTGGATATTGTttagaagtttgttggaatgatgtgttgaaattgatgtttggcatattcttctgtgtattccagtgttgcggTCAGATTAGATGAGTTGGCttggtcagtgtgttgcagttgagctattatagtttaatgggttttgtgatatgtatctctagttgatttagtagaaTTTTTAGAGATTCACATGTTGATTTGATCGATTTATGTGATCTAGTATaatggttggtttttcagttggtTATGTTGATCAGTGTTTTGGATTTTGCAATGCATTGCTCTGAAGCTATAATATCTTGTTTTGCAAATTTGGTAGAGCATTTGGGGCATTCAGGTCTATCCTTAAttgagatggtttatgatttggaagtccacaagtgaatctatcagtttgacagtcagttgagttgatgttcttgagtttccttataatgatgatgaagattctagtaagtggtgatgttgcggttgttgttgtggtaattcatgatgcttgtggatgtttctagattgtgtcctatctgtgttgatggtgcacattgattattgtgcgtgttattgatcattttattgATCCGATGGTGTTCTttatgttatgcgacattcatgatgattgtagcatgtttcAAATGTTTGAGGCATAATAATTGGAGGTGTTTCTTATTTGTAGTGTTGGTTTAGGTCCATACCATATCTTagtcaacattgttttggtctgcatgtgttgttgtagcatgtgacattaaatgctttgtaatttgtgttgagggttgagcccattttgaaatataggttgatgatttgtagaAATATATGTAATAGTCATGTTGCAGATGTATTTGCGGGGTATCTGCATGTGCGAACAATATTTTGGTCTTtcagtagcagaggagaagtgcaaagaagtgtgaagaagtgtgaaagagcatAAATTAATTGAGTCATATCTACCTAACTTGGCTTAAAAAACACTAACTCATTTTGCAAAAAATTGATTGGTCATCTCTCTACTGTAACATGCAAAACCACAAATCTATGTATTTCAAACTTAGATTGTTATATAAGCTTGtatcaaataattaatatttttttattttctatatgaaataaaagatttaatatttGTTTTATGATATATATTTTGTGTTCATAAAGATATTTGTCCTTTTTTAgtttttatgtttctttttaatATAAAATCTTTTCTTACTATATTTTTGGTATATAAGAATTTGTCTATTTTAAAGAAATGAAAAACACAATATGGTTGAATACaattttgatagaaacatgtttgtgtatattttttttttatattaatgttATAGGATTTGGTGTTTATTAGCATGCATGTTAAAAGATGTCAATAcataaatgaaaataatttttttatttttaactatattgaaattaattaattaaaataaaaatgagaACATTTATCATTAGAAAGTGAAATTTCATATTTTATTTGtttcattatttaattataattatagtaGATTGGCTTAGTGTctttaatattgaaaaaaaaatttatagttTTTTATTATTGCTAAGGATTTGTTTTCTTCTCATTAGATATTGATATAGTATGATACAtttgaaactttgaaaatatggAATGAATTTTTATGAAAGTATTGTTCTCAAGATTGGAATTAATTTAAGATATTCTTTTTAAGATAGAAAttcatttttacaaaatttagcTTTGAAATTATTATAAAATCTAATGTATTTAGTTAGATTTTTGTTGATAAACAACAATAATTATTTATATAACCCActttataattaattattgtttCAATAATTGTTTTAATATGCATTTTAGCTCTAAGTTAAAAGATAAAGCACAATCATAATTGCACACTCTctcataaattatattatattatgaaaCATTCTATATGAATAGgaacattaaattttttattatttaatttatattaaattatatattattattattatcataaattatatgatgtttttaaaaattgatattaaataaattatataattaaaaaatcttTATTCATGACTATTGAACTCTTTCCTcatcttctctctctcctctccctctcttctctctaccTATCTTTCTCACTCTACTTCTCCCCctttctatatctccttatatcacTATCTCTCTATCATAATGTCACATATATTtgtatttcttcttctccttctataTCTATCTATTCGTCAATATTGAACGCATTGGTCTCTTATTAGATGAATAGTTAGACTTATAAAAGCCTTGGAAAAACGTGGAAGACTGATGAGAGGTAATTAAACTCCAAATGGACCATGAGAGCGGAGAGCAAAACAGAAAGCTACAATCATGTAtcactcttcctcttttttctttattttagtaTCCCTCAACACAGGGCAACGAGAGGTTCCGATTTTCGAATTAACGGAGAGCAGTTAAATATTATAAGAGAGGGGCGTGGGAGGGAGAAACCTGCAAAAGCAATATAAATTTTTCAACACGGAAAAAGGTAAAGCTATAAAATTTTGTAATCTTGATTAAGAAAAAATCATTTTCCTTTGCCTTGCatgtatttctatttcaattttggcttgtatggCCATAATTATTTCTCTATTACTCATCAGACATTAAGTTTTCTTTTGGGATATTGATACCTGTTGCTCATTGTGTTTTAATTTCGGAAAGAAAATCGAAATCGAGCTGGAGCACGACAATGTCGAGGGCATTTGCTATTCTTGTGCTTTTCTTTCTCCTTCCGCCGCTTATTGCACACGCCCATACTAATTTTATCTTCAACCAATTCAATGCATCCTCCCTCGAATTGTTTGGAAATGCCTCAGTGAAGTCCAATGCCATCTCCCTTACTCATCCATCCATTACAAAGAGTATCGGGCGTGCTTTTTATCGACATCCTGTACGTATGAAAGATCGTGGTTCTCTGAATTCTGTATCGTCTTTCAGCACAAGTTTTGTGTTTAGCATTGTTCCTCCTTCAGCTTCACAATTTGGGTTTGGTCTGGCGTTTTTCATGACACCCCACACGTCTGTAGACGGACTTCTACCCACTCAATACCTTGGCTTGTTTAGCAATTTATCAAATATGGGAAATGCCTCCAATCATTTGTTTGCTGTCGAGTTCGACACACTAAAGAACGTGCAATTTGACGACATCAACGACAATCACGTTGGAGTGGATCTCAACGATCTCAGGTCTGCAAACTCTACGCCTGCCGGTTTCTGGATTGACAACAATCAGTTCCGAGATTTAGATCTCAAAAGCGGACAGAATATTCAGGCTTGGATCGATTATGACCATCTTCAAAACGAGCTCAAAGTCACCATTGCTGAGGCTGGTTCAAATCGCCCAGAAAAACCACTGTTACATATGAAAAATATATCCCTGTCCAACATTCTAGAAGAAGACATGTACGTTGGTTTCTCAGCGGCTACAGAACTCGTCTATGAAGAGAATTATATCCTGGCCTGGAGCTTTAATACAAACGGAACCGCCTCGCCCCTGGATACATCTAATCTTCCATCCTTTGTACACAGAGAAATCAAGAGCTCAAAGTTGACACTGATAGCCTGCATTACTACAGGTTGTGTTGTCTTCATCCTTGTTGTGGTGGCAACATCGCTTGTGCGGTTGAGGAGAAAGCAGCACAGAGATCTTATTGAAGAATGGGAGATGGAGTATTGGCCTCACAGGTTTAAGTATAAGGACCTACATATTGCAACCAAGGGCTTCCGAGACAGAGAACTTTTGGGATCCGGAGGCTTCAGCCAAGTCTACAGAGGAGTTCTTCCCACAAACGGCCTGGAGGTGGCGGTCAAACGTATTCTTAGAGAACTCGATGATGCGGTTAAGGAATTCATAGCAGAGATCTCCAGTCTTGGTCGCCTTCAGCATCGAAATCTGGTACATATCAGAGGCTTCTGCAGGCGAGAAAACCAGCTATTCATAGTTTATGACTATATGCCAAACGGGAGCTTGGACAAGATGATATTTGGAAACCCAAAGAAGGTGCTCGACTGGGATCACAGGTACAGGATCCTGAGAGATGTTGCTGCGGGATTGGTGTATCTTCACGAAGAGTGGGAACAACGGGTAGTGCACAGAGACATCAAGTCAAGCAACGTTTTGCTAGACTCGGACTTCAATGGAAAGTTATGTGATTTTGGGCTTGCCCGTCTGTACGAGCACAACGAATATTCTCAGACTAGTCGCGTGGTGGGAACGCTGGGATACATCGCACCGGAGCTCATACACACGGGAAAGGCCAGCCCCGCCACAGATGTGTTCAGCTTTGGTGTCTTAATGTTGGAGGTTGCTTGTGGAAGGAGACCCGTCGATCCCTCTCTCGAACCTGCTCAGACAGTCATGGTGGACTGGGTGAGACAGCTCCATGCTACAGGCAGTCTGATGGATGCAGCAGACCCGAATCTTGGTGGGATATACGTTGAAGTTGAGATGGAGAGAGTGCTCAAATTGGGGCTACTGTGTTCTAATCCTGAGCCAGAAGGTAGGCCTGGCACGACACAAGTTCTGCAAACACTTGAAGAAGAAGCTCCATTAATACCAGATTTTGATGCTCCATTTGGAGATGAGTAATACTTGGAGATTTCCCATATGTTACGGTCGTACCACAGATGCTTCCATCTCCATCTCTCTAGAGGGACGATAGACTCTGCGGAATAAGATCAACCTTGTTCTCTGAGGATGCCGGTGTGTATAAGATGGATCAATCTATCGACTATTTTTTCTGTTTTAACCTTGTTCTTGGTGTCTGTATACTTTTTCTGTTAGGGAATCACCTTAGGTTTTAGACTTATCGTTGCAGGTATTTGTACTGTATTTGGATACAATACGTAATTACAGTTTAGTATATCATTTAAAGGCAGCATTTACTCAGTTGGAGGGCAACGTCTAATGTATTTTTATCGTATTttaattgattgaaaattaaaagattattgtattttaattttgaattaataaaaaaatggtcaaagtatattttgaattctaCATAGATAATTCGGTTGGAGATTGGTTgaatcattttcatgagagatggaTTCTTGTGAACCACTATTCATGAAACATGGTGTAATGAACTTGACTTAAAATTACACAATTGAACCCTAataacaatatcataatttgacttgctgtggaaaatatcTCTTACATATCAATTGATGAGCTGATGGAATTCTATAGTGAATGGttcataagacacaacacttcttgaaggttttgcaaatagggtagcaagctaagtgggcttaactttgggggaaactccatggttaagtgcCCTTGAGTCCGAGTAGTGCTCGAATGATTGACCTCCGAGGAAGGGTCCAATGCTCCACCTTTGTGACCATCACCTAGATGTAATaagtgctaagtgtaccattcattttcatgagagatgggttcttgtgaaccaacTATTCATGAAACATGAGACAAGGTGATgtaatgagtgctaagtgtaccattccTTCTCATTAGAGATGGGTTCTTAGGAACTACTACTCAttaaacatgggtcaatgagtttgacttgaaaacCACACAGTTGAatattgatagcaatatcataactaTAATTTATTGTTGCCATCAAAATTGACATGTGCtagttatttattattaattataattaaaatttacatCTAAAAATTTAACAAATCAATACAATAGTCAATTTTGGTTGTAAACATTATTGGCATACTTGATTTAAAAACATtcatatttattattataaattatacaaatttgatatttttaacaTATATGATAAATGTTGAACTATATTTTTAACTTTCAAaatacaataattttattttatttatgattttttattttagtagTTAAGAACTTATAATTATCATTTACATCGAATCCCGTCACTTTAGATGTAAGTATTAAAGTCTCCTCCTTAACGCCAAATTCCTTTCTTTGTCGCATTCAACCTAATAATTCATTTCCCTAACACAAGAAAAATATTAGTTACTCCTTGGACTTTATTTCAGCGATCTATGTAATCCCTAGCTAACTACGACATATTTTTAGCAAAGCGTGTGGGTCCGAAAAACACTTGcatcttcatttctagaatatagCTATTGAGTCACATTGAGTAATATAATTGAAAATCTTGCTTATCTACATATTTCATACTTATTCGATTCCATCTAGACTAGAACTGATATGCATTGAATTTGTTCCTTTCCATCATTATTATGGATGACGTATCTAATTGTAATTCAATACTAATAATAATATTTGAGAAATAGAAATTTTAATGTGCTTTATAGATTTTATGGTGATTTTCCAATGGTTATTTTAAATAAAgtctatatttaatttatttataataattagATAAGTACTtaaggaaaataaattttaaaattaatttttttaaagattaagatTCATATTCATAATTTTGAAAGTGTTTTTAATCAAAGTTACATTAATAAATTTAATCTGTGgaaataaataattcttttagggAATATGATTTGTCTGTTCTCACACAAACATATATGGTATTAGATATTGGTACGTATCATAGTGTGTAATCTCACACTTTATATGATATGCCATATATAGAacattaagaatcatgttatgcaACACCATGCTTCAATTAGCATTGCATAGTGTTTGGGAACATGGCATGCCTCTTGTAAATCACTCATCTCAGATATGGTCCTTTTATCAAGTGTCATTCAAGCAATACCATAGATCATGCAACATATTCTTACCAGCAACTCTATATCCATTATGCACCACATCTATATTCTAATGCATGCTCATAGTGCACAATCATGATCTTAACATATAACATTGTGTAACATTTCATAACATTTTGTCCCTCCCCCGACACTCCATGGCTAAAACTAAACTTTGATGTGTCTTTTAAAGGGAACCCGACTCAGGCAAGTGGGGGTGGGGAGTTTAGATATCTTGGTGGAAGAATGGTGTTGGCCTACACAACAAACTTGGGTGTTCAAAATTCCAAAATGGCAGAAGTGGTCGTGGCTTTCTATGGCATTTCCATCGCAAACGATAGGGGTTACCAAATAATtataattgagggtgattccaaAAACCTCATCATGATGTTGCAAGGAAAGTCTAAGCTAGGCTAGAGTTTGATGGACCTTATCACCAAATGCCAAAGTGTCTTAGAAACCTTTGGCCACATAAGCATCCAAGAGACACTTAGGGAAGAGATAAAAATTGCAGACAGGCTAGTAAACCTTGGTCCCTTCTCCAACAAGCTCAAAATATGGATGATGGAACACAAGTTGCCTAACAACATTCATGCCATGATAGAAGTAAACATTAGTCCTAAAGATACTTAAGGATTTAAAAATCGCCTTTCCATTTATTATCTTGTCCATATTGTACTTCAGTCATTTATTGATGTGGAGTCGATATGTTAAATTTAGTGAAAGCTACGTTTCCTTCAAAATTCCCTTCCACTATCACTTTTTCTACAGCTAGTTTTAGCAACCCCTTAGCGGCCCCTTCTACTGGTTTCTCTAGAAACCCAAGCACCATTACCCCCAGTCCCCCCTCTCTCCATGTCGCTTCTTCCTCTCACCATGTATAGTTCTAATTATatcataatttaatttttaatatacacAGCGTCAAAGTTATTAATAATGATTGGGATTATGCTAAGGTTAGAATATGGTAACAATTCATGTAACCATTCAATTAAGTTAAAAATTATATATTCCTAAAATTAAGGTTACATTTTAACTAGATAAATTTTATATAGAATTTTGAAAATAATAATAGgctagtccaaggggttgagcttagttgtttaaagcattgagttctcaatgtggagacccaagttcaacttccatgagggacacctttgtgtagaattctaagttgtgactcttggtcttccattgattgtttaaagtggatttctaagttgtgacccttggtcttccaattgttgtttctagtttggtgctctaAAGGAGCTAAAATGAACTttatgattctatgatacttaatacaaaaaaataataatagactAGTCTCAATTTCTCCCTcatttattaaaattatatttttaccaGTTTTCTTTATTTCACCTTTTAGTTTTCCAATTTAATAAAATGATTTCGCCACTTTCAAAACATTAATATCGTTTTCTGATTAGAATGAAAGAGGACGCTACATTACTGCGTTATCTAGACCCTTCTATAAATTCTGGCCCAGCCGCCTCGGCCATTGATCAGAACTTGTTTGGAGGACCCACTAATCAGGGCGGCTGGCTTTATACAGCTTTCTATTCTACTCAGGGTCGAGAAAAGAGAAAACGTTCTTTATTTTCACGTGTCTAGCAAGCAAAACTTTTGTATTGGGTCAATTATATAGCCTTTAATATTCAAATAACAAGAGAATATTTGTATTTTCTGATAAACATTATTAGAGCCGTGAGAAGGCAAAACACGCTAAATTGATAGAAATTTTACAAGACAGAAAACGGTGAATCTGAACCATTCTGTAAGCTGGGTTTACTTAAATAGAAtttccttttcttgagtgtattCCAACCTCTATTTTAGTTTTCACTTCAATCAATTCAACGCATCGACCCTTGAATTGTTTGGGAATACTTCGGCGCAGTCCAATGCCATCTCTCTGAACGGTCAAATTCCAATACAGTGTCGGCCGTGCTTTTTATGGACACCATGTGCGTATGAAAGATCCTGGGTCTACGAATTCTGCTTTGTCTTTCACCACAACTTTTGTGTTTATgggactttgtgattgtaactttaaaaaaatcaTACGATGTAAATGAAGAAATAAAATGGATAGCTAAATATTTTAGGATCACAAAATTGATTGTTATTGTTATTGGATTATTAAATATATGTTTGCATCATAttgatctaacaaaaatatcaaagaaaatgtgagaaGGTCTTAATTCTTTATATGGTTCAAAAGCTTCAATTGCTAAAATATTCATTCAAAAAAACTTTTTGGTGTGAAGATGAAATAGAGGTACAATATTAtccaacatatacatacatacatacatacatgtatacatatatgtatatataaattcaAGTAAACAAACATTGTATCTATTATTTCAAGTTCTGTGATTAGGTGCCACAAGATTTagatataaaagttagagataataAGATATATTATTACCAAGAGATATTGAGATCATTTAGGTTGCATAAAAGTTATATTTTCAATAAGAATGTCATGTTGTTCTAACAACAAATAATATGGTTATGTTCAATTCATAGAAATTACATGAAAGTGTGTTTGTTAGATCTTCAAAACATAATTTTAAAGACGCGCATCTCACAAGATGTGCTAATGTGGAGAGTCGTATACAAATTTTTACCTCCAAACCTTAACTAAAAATAGACAAGAAATTGTAGAAAGAGAATTAGAGAGGTTCTTATGAGGTTCGAGCATCAAAGGACAATTAGCTAAATCTGCTTTAGGGCCACTCTCTAAATTTTTTCAAGCATACTCAACATAGTATATGACATCTTCGATAACAGTATTTTacaacaaacaaagaaatacaAGAATTTTTCCCTAAACATCTTTGCTAGCACTTGGTAGGAACTACGCTACAGCACAACCCTTATTAAATTTTAATGATCGCATTCTAACATTTTATTCAATTTCAAGAGATTTGATGACATCTTAACCTCTTATTCAATTTTAAGAGGGTCGTAgtgaagaacacaagtgatcactgaGAGAGGGGGCAGGGTCAATCAGTGATATTCTAAAAAATTTAAAACCAAAGAGTGTAAACACTGATAATACAAATGGATTAGAAATACACACAAAAGAAGATTgcataacacaaggatttatgaggaaaacccaatgtgggaaaaacctcagtgaaaatagttgttggagtctactgctccaatccaacctcacaatagatAATCTGATTATAATAtgttttagggcactaacccaaggagaaccaaccactgacaattttagagcaccaactcAAGAAGCACCCACTCCTATTaacttgagcaccaactcaagaagAAATACAATAAAAAACTTTATACAAATAATTTTCTTGTTGCACATGAGTCTTGTAACACTTAGTTTATTAATGCTATCCACACAATGTTGCTCTGATGGATAATCCTTTTGAAGACTTCTAGCTGCCCTCTATTCTCTGTATATCACCATTGTTCTCATTTTATAACTTCCTACTATTCAGTTGGATACCTCTTggatttctctctttctcttcactCAATACCTCCCCTTTTTGCTTGATCACGATGATCTCTTCTCTCTCTGTTATTCTACAATTACTCTTCTTCTGAACTTAATCCCCTCACAACTTTGTACTCACTTCTTCTATTTTCTCTACCAGTCCCTTCTC is a genomic window of Cryptomeria japonica chromosome 7, Sugi_1.0, whole genome shotgun sequence containing:
- the LOC131046405 gene encoding L-type lectin-domain containing receptor kinase IV.1-like → MKDRGSLNSVSSFSTSFVFSIVPPSASQFGFGLAFFMTPHTSVDGLLPTQYLGLFSNLSNMGNASNHLFAVEFDTLKNVQFDDINDNHVGVDLNDLRSANSTPAGFWIDNNQFRDLDLKSGQNIQAWIDYDHLQNELKVTIAEAGSNRPEKPLLHMKNISLSNILEEDMYVGFSAATELVYEENYILAWSFNTNGTASPLDTSNLPSFVHREIKSSKLTLIACITTGCVVFILVVVATSLVRLRRKQHRDLIEEWEMEYWPHRFKYKDLHIATKGFRDRELLGSGGFSQVYRGVLPTNGLEVAVKRILRELDDAVKEFIAEISSLGRLQHRNLVHIRGFCRRENQLFIVYDYMPNGSLDKMIFGNPKKVLDWDHRYRILRDVAAGLVYLHEEWEQRVVHRDIKSSNVLLDSDFNGKLCDFGLARLYEHNEYSQTSRVVGTLGYIAPELIHTGKASPATDVFSFGVLMLEVACGRRPVDPSLEPAQTVMVDWVRQLHATGSLMDAADPNLGGIYVEVEMERVLKLGLLCSNPEPEGRPGTTQVLQTLEEEAPLIPDFDAPFGDE